A genomic window from Chitinophagaceae bacterium includes:
- a CDS encoding universal stress protein: protein MKKILVAFDGTVFSEGALEYAFHLSGNEGAMIVGVFIEDLSYVGYATLFGEDYFTFNAALLEKMEHEDDGKFSESISKFESICKQRGISYQVHLDKGVPVNELVRESLFADLIVIGYRTFFSNVMGEASFLKDVLLDAECPVMAVPDQFNPMESLLLSFDGKAPSVYAIKQFTQLFPNLSQELPATILSITRTKEEVLDYQNLMQEYISIHYRHVETENFTGEAEEAILNIAERLKNPLIIMGAFGRNAVSRFFSRSAASKLLKNQSLPIFVSHK, encoded by the coding sequence ATGAAAAAAATCCTTGTTGCATTTGACGGCACAGTGTTCTCTGAAGGTGCTCTTGAATATGCTTTCCATCTCTCCGGTAATGAAGGAGCAATGATTGTCGGAGTTTTTATCGAAGACCTCAGTTACGTTGGGTATGCTACTTTGTTTGGGGAAGATTATTTCACCTTTAATGCTGCACTGCTTGAAAAAATGGAACATGAGGATGACGGTAAATTCTCAGAGAGCATTTCAAAATTTGAAAGTATCTGTAAGCAAAGAGGTATCAGTTACCAGGTGCACCTCGACAAAGGCGTACCGGTAAATGAACTGGTGCGGGAAAGTCTGTTCGCAGACCTGATTGTGATTGGCTACCGCACTTTTTTTTCCAACGTAATGGGCGAAGCAAGTTTTTTGAAGGATGTGCTGCTGGACGCGGAATGTCCGGTAATGGCAGTTCCTGATCAGTTCAATCCTATGGAAAGTCTGTTGCTTTCCTTCGATGGAAAAGCACCGTCAGTGTACGCCATAAAACAGTTTACCCAGTTGTTTCCCAACCTGTCGCAGGAATTACCAGCGACTATACTATCTATTACCAGAACCAAAGAAGAGGTGCTTGATTACCAGAACCTGATGCAGGAATACATATCCATTCACTACCGCCATGTAGAAACGGAAAACTTCACCGGTGAAGCAGAAGAAGCCATCTTAAATATCGCCGAACGATTAAAAAATCCATTGATCATCATGGGAGCATTCGGGCGCAATGCAGTATCCAGATTCTTTTCAAGAAGTGCTGCTTCCAAATTATTGAAGAATCAATCGCTGCCGATTTTTGTGAGCCATAAGTGA
- a CDS encoding LytTR family transcriptional regulator DNA-binding domain-containing protein yields the protein MFKSRPYRYNDVRLFIVLIPIIAAINYHLTYVNIRLDWFLVLTFLIDTQQGYVGWLCCRAVIIYLDRVYPYQRNTTKRIVIQTITSSVAGVTAIILQTMLVNWIFTDHPMPVSFFTVDVVIIFIWFLVVNGIYIGLHYYTMWQDTEDARLQEKLVRSEGFMVKFGKKNISIPFSEIAGFTIENEYAVLSTTQSKNYYLDESLDMVEQKLPPEFFFRLNRQSIIHRQIVTGFDRSENGKINVLIRSNENFPNTISVSRLKAPAFKTWFQPA from the coding sequence TTGTTCAAATCCCGTCCATATCGCTATAATGATGTAAGGCTGTTCATCGTACTTATTCCAATTATTGCGGCCATCAATTATCATCTTACCTATGTCAATATCCGTTTAGATTGGTTCCTGGTACTTACTTTTCTAATTGATACACAGCAGGGTTATGTCGGCTGGCTTTGCTGCAGAGCGGTCATTATTTATCTCGATCGTGTTTATCCTTATCAGCGCAATACCACAAAGCGGATTGTTATTCAAACAATTACCAGTTCTGTTGCGGGAGTGACTGCCATCATTCTGCAAACAATGCTGGTGAATTGGATTTTTACAGATCATCCGATGCCGGTGTCCTTTTTTACCGTAGATGTTGTCATTATTTTCATTTGGTTCCTTGTTGTAAATGGTATTTACATTGGCTTGCACTACTATACTATGTGGCAGGATACGGAAGATGCGCGTTTGCAGGAAAAACTCGTCCGGAGTGAAGGTTTCATGGTTAAGTTTGGTAAGAAAAATATTTCCATACCCTTTTCAGAAATTGCCGGGTTCACCATTGAAAATGAATATGCCGTTCTTTCTACCACTCAATCCAAAAATTACTACCTCGACGAATCGCTGGACATGGTGGAACAAAAGCTACCACCTGAATTTTTTTTCCGGCTGAACCGGCAGTCTATCATTCACCGTCAGATTGTCACCGGCTTCGATCGTAGCGAGAATGGAAAGATCAATGTACTTATCAGGTCGAATGAAAATTTTCCCAATACTATATCAGTGAGTCGCTTGAAGGCGCCAGCTTTTAAAACATGGTTTCAACCCGCTTAA
- a CDS encoding Smr/MutS family protein: MARIKVDLHDIYNNSKAIDNALQKAFDDAIDKKIREVEIIPGKGSGQLRKKVERFLQQPHIKPMYHRIENDSKNFGRLFVYFKF, encoded by the coding sequence ATGGCCCGTATAAAAGTTGACCTGCACGATATTTACAACAACAGCAAAGCAATTGATAATGCATTGCAAAAAGCATTTGATGACGCGATCGATAAAAAAATCCGGGAAGTGGAAATCATTCCCGGAAAAGGAAGCGGGCAGCTTCGCAAAAAAGTTGAACGGTTTTTACAACAGCCACATATCAAACCAATGTATCACCGTATTGAAAATGACAGTAAAAACTTCGGGCGACTGTTTGTGTATTTTAAGTTTTAG
- a CDS encoding cytochrome c, translating into MKNKFARINCITHQFMMGVIFFLVAVTFLSCSQKNAITFSNDVAPIIYDKCTKCHRPGTPAPFSLISYKDVAKRSKTIREIINKGIMPPWPADPSYTHFLGENQLSADQVSIINQWVDAGAPIGDSSKIPPAPQFPTGSMIGKPDMVLKIKPFLVKGDHTDRFMVMKIPFELASDTFIRAIEFVPGSKLVHHVNGRIIFYDDDKKQNIFAGEYALDTKEETRESVFRKMNLLNDDGSYPGNDHYIHSATNYLPGVITMLYPESIGGFFVKRKGIIYLNDIHYGPAMEDVLDTSYVNIFFGATPSKRPVQEIQLGTLGISDIVPFLVIPPDTVMTFITRAKILSDISLLTVNPHMHLLGKSFVAYALKPNGDTLPLIRINHWDFRWQYFYTYEKMLHIPAGSTIEVVAVMDNTTANPNNPHDPPQEVEGRNGSMRTTDEMLQLILTFLPYETGDENIELGVNRKTNQNVVFNQ; encoded by the coding sequence ATGAAAAATAAATTTGCACGCATTAATTGTATTACACACCAGTTTATGATGGGTGTTATTTTCTTTCTGGTTGCAGTAACTTTTTTGTCATGCTCACAAAAAAATGCGATAACATTTTCGAATGACGTTGCTCCAATTATCTACGATAAATGCACTAAGTGTCACAGACCAGGAACACCGGCTCCTTTTTCACTTATCAGTTATAAAGATGTAGCCAAGCGCAGCAAAACCATCCGCGAAATCATTAACAAAGGTATTATGCCGCCATGGCCTGCAGATCCTTCTTACACTCATTTTCTTGGAGAGAATCAATTATCGGCAGACCAGGTTTCCATTATTAATCAATGGGTAGATGCGGGGGCGCCAATAGGAGACTCCTCAAAAATTCCGCCTGCTCCACAATTTCCGACAGGCTCAATGATCGGAAAACCCGACATGGTGTTGAAAATAAAACCTTTCCTCGTGAAGGGTGATCATACCGACCGTTTCATGGTAATGAAAATTCCGTTTGAATTGGCCAGTGATACTTTTATCAGGGCCATTGAATTTGTGCCAGGCAGCAAACTGGTACACCATGTGAACGGCCGGATTATTTTTTATGATGATGATAAGAAGCAAAACATTTTCGCGGGTGAATATGCGCTTGATACAAAAGAGGAGACGCGTGAATCAGTTTTCAGGAAAATGAATTTGCTGAATGATGACGGCAGCTATCCCGGCAATGATCATTACATTCATTCTGCTACCAACTACTTGCCAGGCGTCATCACCATGTTATATCCGGAAAGTATCGGTGGATTTTTTGTAAAAAGAAAGGGCATCATTTACCTGAACGATATTCATTACGGACCTGCAATGGAAGATGTGCTGGATACGTCGTATGTAAATATTTTTTTTGGAGCTACTCCATCCAAAAGACCTGTGCAGGAAATTCAACTTGGTACACTTGGAATATCAGATATTGTTCCATTCCTCGTAATTCCACCTGATACAGTGATGACATTTATTACCCGGGCAAAAATACTGAGCGACATCTCATTGCTTACTGTCAACCCGCACATGCATTTGCTGGGCAAATCATTTGTTGCTTATGCATTGAAACCTAACGGTGATACACTTCCACTGATACGCATTAACCATTGGGATTTTCGCTGGCAATATTTTTATACGTATGAAAAAATGCTGCACATTCCCGCAGGATCAACCATTGAAGTGGTGGCTGTGATGGATAATACCACTGCGAATCCAAACAATCCGCACGATCCTCCTCAGGAAGTGGAAGGAAGAAACGGCAGTATGCGCACCACCGATGAAATGCTGCAACTGATTCTGACTTTTTTACCTTATGAAACCGGGGATGAGAACATTGAACTGGGCGTGAATAGGAAAACCAATCAGAACGTCGTTTTTAATCAATAA
- a CDS encoding redoxin domain-containing protein, with the protein MKSLLLFALFLLSFYISGCSNKKTTSDLFSVELISVQHENFPFSELHSKKASVIVFLQPECPFCNSYGKTLRELDSVFKKQNILLIGVVAGKNYPENEIIAYSGKNRLQFPILLDPEFVLQKKLRATITPEAFLVSNNGAILYRGMIDNWGYEIGKVRPIVTAHYLTDAVSALLQNKPVSPDSTKAIGCYIE; encoded by the coding sequence ATGAAATCACTTTTGCTTTTCGCATTGTTTCTTTTGTCATTTTATATTTCCGGTTGTTCAAACAAAAAAACGACATCAGATTTATTTTCAGTTGAACTTATTTCAGTTCAGCATGAAAATTTTCCCTTTTCAGAACTTCATTCAAAAAAGGCATCGGTTATTGTTTTTCTTCAGCCTGAATGTCCTTTTTGCAACTCCTATGGAAAAACATTGCGTGAACTGGACAGCGTTTTTAAGAAACAAAACATTCTGCTGATCGGAGTAGTTGCCGGAAAAAATTATCCGGAAAATGAAATCATTGCGTACAGCGGAAAAAACCGTTTACAATTCCCAATACTGCTGGATCCCGAATTTGTGCTGCAAAAAAAGCTCCGGGCAACCATAACGCCTGAGGCTTTCCTGGTAAGTAATAACGGCGCAATACTTTATCGTGGCATGATTGATAACTGGGGTTATGAGATTGGCAAGGTGCGTCCAATTGTTACTGCTCATTATCTGACTGATGCCGTGAGTGCCCTGCTTCAAAACAAACCTGTTTCACCTGATTCCACAAAAGCTATTGGTTGTTACATAGAATAA
- a CDS encoding SRPBCC family protein, with the protein MSLIILTTSINAPIQRCFDLSRSIDLHMHSTSKTKEKAIAGVTAGLIGSNESVIWRAKHLGVYQQLTVAITAFDNPNSFTDTMVKGIFKSMQHEHRFESKGNTTIMTDHLHFKAPLGILGTLAEKLFLTDYMKCFLLERNQMIKTVAESETWRKYLPS; encoded by the coding sequence ATGTCTCTTATCATTTTAACAACTTCAATCAATGCACCGATTCAGCGCTGCTTTGATCTTTCACGGAGTATTGATCTGCATATGCATTCCACTTCCAAAACAAAAGAGAAAGCTATTGCCGGCGTTACTGCAGGATTGATCGGATCGAATGAATCAGTTATCTGGCGTGCCAAACATCTAGGTGTTTACCAGCAACTTACAGTCGCGATTACGGCATTTGACAACCCAAATTCATTTACGGATACCATGGTGAAAGGCATTTTCAAAAGCATGCAACATGAACATCGATTTGAATCAAAGGGAAATACAACCATCATGACTGATCATCTCCATTTTAAAGCGCCACTCGGAATATTGGGAACGCTGGCCGAAAAATTATTTCTCACCGATTATATGAAATGCTTTCTGCTGGAAAGAAATCAAATGATTAAAACAGTGGCTGAATCCGAAACATGGAGAAAATACCTTCCTTCCTGA
- a CDS encoding cysteine--tRNA ligase, producing MNQLKIYNSLSRTKEIFNAINAPYVGMYVCGPTVSGETHLGHSRPYVTFDILFRYLTFSGYKVRYVRNITDAGHFEEEDRESEDKVANKAKLERLEPMELVQKYTNIYHDMMDKLNILRPSIEPTATGHIVEQITMIEDIIEKGFAYVVNGSVYFDVTKYAKQNDYGRLSGRKIEEMIAGSRELEGQGEKRNPADFALWKNAPPEHIMRWKSPWGEGFPGWHIECSAMSSKYLGTPFDIHGGGMDLLFPHHESEIAQTKISTGLPIANYWMHNNMITIKGQKMSKSLGNTITISQMFNGDHPLLDKAYSPMTLRFFILQTHYRSTLDFSNEALQAAEKGLQRLMNALETLNKLSYRENSADFNADENTRVLGLINSCTEFMNDDLNTAMAMASLFELSGSIFSWKNEQLSISSISKETFELLVTTFNNFVSDIFGLKSEKANDDSKMNGLMELLISLRKEARTKKDFATSDKIRDDLQKAGIQLKDGKEGTSWEG from the coding sequence ATGAACCAGTTAAAAATTTATAACAGCTTAAGCCGCACGAAAGAAATATTTAATGCAATCAATGCTCCATATGTGGGTATGTATGTTTGTGGACCGACAGTTAGCGGAGAAACACATCTTGGTCATTCACGTCCTTATGTCACTTTTGATATCCTGTTCCGTTACCTGACTTTTTCCGGTTACAAAGTCCGTTATGTACGAAACATCACAGACGCCGGACATTTTGAGGAAGAGGACCGCGAATCGGAAGATAAAGTAGCCAACAAAGCAAAGCTGGAGCGCCTTGAGCCGATGGAACTGGTGCAGAAGTACACCAACATCTATCATGATATGATGGACAAGCTGAATATTTTGCGGCCCAGTATTGAGCCTACGGCCACCGGTCACATCGTAGAACAGATCACCATGATCGAAGACATTATTGAAAAGGGATTTGCTTATGTGGTAAACGGATCGGTCTATTTTGATGTGACCAAATACGCGAAGCAAAATGACTACGGCCGCTTATCAGGAAGAAAAATTGAGGAGATGATTGCAGGCAGCCGTGAGTTGGAAGGTCAGGGTGAAAAACGCAATCCTGCTGATTTTGCGCTCTGGAAAAATGCGCCGCCGGAACACATCATGCGATGGAAAAGTCCATGGGGCGAAGGATTTCCCGGCTGGCACATTGAGTGCTCTGCCATGTCGTCGAAATATTTAGGAACGCCGTTCGATATTCATGGCGGCGGTATGGATCTTTTATTTCCGCATCATGAAAGTGAAATTGCGCAAACGAAAATTTCAACAGGACTTCCCATTGCCAACTACTGGATGCACAATAATATGATCACTATAAAGGGTCAGAAAATGAGCAAATCATTGGGCAATACCATCACTATTTCACAGATGTTTAACGGCGATCATCCATTGCTGGACAAAGCGTATTCACCGATGACACTGCGTTTTTTCATTCTGCAAACACATTACCGTAGCACGCTTGATTTTTCCAACGAAGCATTGCAGGCAGCAGAAAAAGGATTGCAGCGATTGATGAATGCACTCGAAACATTAAATAAACTTTCCTACCGGGAAAACAGCGCTGATTTCAACGCTGATGAAAACACAAGGGTACTCGGATTGATCAATTCCTGCACTGAATTCATGAATGATGATCTGAATACAGCGATGGCGATGGCTTCCTTGTTTGAGCTGAGTGGCAGTATTTTTTCCTGGAAGAATGAACAGCTTTCCATTTCATCCATCAGCAAAGAAACATTTGAATTGCTGGTTACTACTTTCAATAATTTTGTATCAGACATCTTCGGTTTAAAAAGTGAGAAGGCCAATGACGACAGCAAGATGAATGGATTGATGGAGTTGCTGATCTCCCTTCGTAAAGAAGCACGCACTAAAAAAGATTTTGCTACTTCGGATAAGATCCGTGATGATTTGCAAAAGGCAGGGATTCAGTTGAAGGATGGGAAGGAGGGGACGAGTTGGGAAGGGTGA
- a CDS encoding COX15/CtaA family protein, producing the protein MNGIISGNGFCCIFAIAFFSLLMTSPSNKLVGYWLLAGVFMIMIQVLLGGITRLTGSGLSITQWDVIMGAIPPMNNTEWQRAFDQYKHFPQYKLMNSDMTVESFKSIFWWEFLHRLWARLMGFAFIIPFLYFIVKKMIDRELGKKLLFIFVLGALQGLLGWIMVQSGLIDKPWVNPINLSAHLILALILYCYLLWVALELLQPEHDAGAILSMKNFSTILLTLLFLQIFYGGLMAGNKAALFYPTFPKIGAGYIPHGIFLQRPWLSNFISNIGMIQVVHRSLGYTIAICMFVFYWKCRRQVATPFLKNILLMLPLLVTVQVLLGILTLINSLGKIPVTFGVLHQLIALLLLTAMVIVQFQLSRKANSAFMEHETGRNANRPISHSA; encoded by the coding sequence TTGAATGGTATCATTTCAGGCAATGGTTTCTGTTGTATTTTCGCCATCGCATTTTTTTCTCTGCTCATGACTTCCCCTTCTAACAAACTTGTTGGCTATTGGCTATTGGCTGGCGTATTTATGATCATGATACAGGTCTTGCTCGGTGGCATCACACGGCTCACAGGTTCGGGCCTTTCCATCACTCAATGGGATGTGATCATGGGTGCTATTCCTCCGATGAATAATACTGAATGGCAACGGGCTTTTGATCAATACAAACACTTTCCGCAGTATAAACTGATGAACAGCGATATGACTGTGGAGAGTTTTAAATCTATTTTCTGGTGGGAATTTCTACATCGTCTCTGGGCCAGGCTAATGGGTTTTGCTTTCATTATACCGTTCCTGTATTTTATCGTGAAAAAAATGATTGACCGGGAATTAGGTAAAAAGCTGCTGTTCATTTTTGTGCTGGGCGCATTACAGGGTTTGCTTGGATGGATTATGGTGCAGAGTGGCTTGATCGACAAGCCCTGGGTGAATCCAATCAACCTCAGCGCGCATCTGATACTTGCTTTGATTTTATATTGCTACCTGCTTTGGGTAGCACTTGAATTATTGCAACCGGAACACGATGCGGGCGCTATACTTTCCATGAAGAATTTTTCAACAATACTGCTGACCCTCTTATTCCTGCAGATTTTTTACGGCGGATTGATGGCAGGTAATAAAGCAGCGCTTTTCTATCCAACCTTTCCAAAAATCGGAGCCGGCTATATTCCGCACGGGATATTTCTTCAGCGACCATGGTTATCTAATTTTATAAGCAATATTGGAATGATACAAGTCGTGCATCGTTCACTGGGATATACAATTGCCATTTGCATGTTTGTCTTTTACTGGAAATGCCGCAGGCAAGTTGCAACACCTTTTCTAAAAAACATTTTGCTGATGTTGCCGCTGCTGGTAACAGTTCAGGTGCTGCTTGGAATTCTTACACTTATTAATTCGCTTGGAAAGATTCCCGTTACTTTCGGTGTGCTTCATCAGTTAATTGCATTGTTGCTGTTAACGGCAATGGTAATTGTACAATTTCAGCTATCGCGAAAAGCCAATTCAGCTTTTATGGAACATGAAACAGGTAGGAACGCAAACCGACCAATCAGTCATTCAGCTTAG
- a CDS encoding beta-lactamase family protein, translating to MKYFSILVIALLASSCSKQTWEIAGNACTLEEDINVNYSKANQLQSLIDKYASNGLPGVALVVYSPEGYWAGASGYAKLENKTLMQPCHLQYSQSVSKTYLAVAILKLNEEGKINLDEKITKYLPEEVTKKVTGAEKVTVRQLMNHTSGVPEYNDKPAYVSYLLQHPLHVFTTMDYLDFIEGDDMQFEPGSKRKYTNTNYLLLALIGDQLTGDHAKYLRDQIFKPLGLVNSYYREDANYLDQPGLVNSYWDRYSNSVIENCSEMQKVNVGSLIGDDGIIASPIDYVKFLKALFEDQLLTQSSMDQMLTFVKNDTGKYAYGYGLGISNDPYKEHDVYGHSGGGIGAGCLLEYIPDKDTYFFVAINIGTIISSPITEKAASIREDILDVILE from the coding sequence ATGAAATATTTTTCGATTCTTGTCATCGCTCTACTCGCATCATCGTGCAGCAAACAAACCTGGGAAATAGCGGGAAATGCCTGCACTTTAGAGGAGGATATCAATGTCAATTATTCCAAAGCCAACCAATTGCAAAGCCTGATAGACAAGTATGCTTCAAACGGTTTACCAGGCGTTGCTTTGGTGGTTTACTCGCCGGAAGGTTATTGGGCCGGCGCTTCAGGTTACGCTAAACTGGAAAACAAAACGCTCATGCAACCTTGCCACTTGCAGTATTCGCAGAGTGTTTCAAAAACCTATCTCGCTGTGGCCATTCTAAAATTGAATGAAGAAGGGAAGATCAACCTTGATGAAAAAATCACAAAGTATCTGCCTGAAGAAGTAACTAAAAAAGTGACTGGTGCTGAAAAAGTGACGGTGCGCCAATTGATGAACCATACTTCAGGTGTTCCTGAGTACAACGACAAGCCAGCTTATGTGAGTTACCTTTTGCAACATCCTTTGCATGTTTTTACCACGATGGACTATCTTGATTTTATTGAAGGTGACGATATGCAATTCGAACCCGGAAGCAAACGTAAATACACCAATACCAACTATTTACTGCTTGCCTTGATTGGTGATCAGCTTACCGGTGATCATGCGAAATACTTGCGTGATCAGATTTTCAAACCGTTGGGATTGGTTAATTCATACTATCGTGAAGATGCAAATTACCTTGATCAGCCAGGCCTTGTAAATTCTTATTGGGACCGCTACAGCAACAGCGTGATTGAAAATTGTTCGGAGATGCAAAAGGTGAATGTGGGATCCTTGATTGGTGATGATGGAATCATTGCCTCGCCGATTGATTATGTCAAATTCCTGAAAGCTTTATTTGAAGACCAGTTGCTTACGCAATCATCCATGGATCAGATGCTCACCTTTGTGAAAAATGACACTGGAAAATATGCTTATGGTTACGGTTTGGGTATCAGTAACGATCCATACAAGGAACACGATGTTTATGGTCATTCCGGCGGTGGCATTGGAGCAGGTTGCCTTTTAGAATATATTCCTGATAAGGACACTTACTTTTTCGTGGCTATAAACATCGGAACCATTATCAGCAGTCCGATTACCGAAAAAGCTGCGAGTATCAGGGAAGATATTCTGGATGTTATACTTGAATAA